One Solirubrobacter pauli DNA segment encodes these proteins:
- a CDS encoding DivIVA domain-containing protein, with protein MDRDLIQRRDFPTGRRGYDPAAVDEHLRQVADAFETNSHPPAPTLASSTSEQVREILEAAERSVSQVRATAQREASDHVAQVQDATAGMLSKLNELESELGRLLSALRASGERLAEGLEQLQAEVGGVPAAPVPSSPDPTPAPAPVSSLPNDEAGARLIALNMALGGSPREETAAYLAEHFELTDPEALLDDVYARAGR; from the coding sequence GTGGATCGCGACCTGATCCAGCGCCGCGACTTTCCGACCGGTCGCCGGGGCTACGACCCAGCCGCAGTGGATGAGCACCTGCGCCAGGTCGCCGACGCGTTCGAGACCAACTCGCACCCGCCCGCGCCGACGCTCGCCAGCTCCACGTCCGAGCAGGTGCGCGAGATCCTCGAAGCGGCCGAGCGAAGCGTCTCCCAGGTGCGCGCGACCGCGCAGCGCGAGGCGTCCGACCATGTCGCGCAGGTCCAGGACGCCACGGCGGGCATGCTGTCCAAGCTGAACGAGCTCGAGTCCGAGCTGGGACGCCTGCTGTCGGCGCTGCGGGCGTCCGGTGAGCGCCTGGCCGAAGGGCTCGAGCAGCTGCAGGCCGAGGTCGGCGGCGTGCCGGCGGCGCCGGTCCCGTCGTCCCCGGACCCCACACCGGCCCCCGCGCCCGTCTCGTCGCTTCCGAACGACGAGGCCGGCGCCCGCCTCATCGCGCTCAACATGGCCCTGGGCGGAAGCCCGCGCGAGGAGACCGCCGCGTATCTCGCGGAGCACTTCGAGCTGACCGACCCCGAGGCGCTGCTCGACGACGTCTACGCCAGGGCAGGTCGATGA
- a CDS encoding TetR/AcrR family transcriptional regulator has translation MEGLRERKKRQTQEAIAAAAMQLFQAHGFDAVTVADVARAADVAEKTVFNHFPTKEDLVFFRSEDRLAAQVEAIRNRPPGTSISQVFEAHTLEMLARIESGQFERMMATPRLVRGSPALQARLLTYWEQEAHALTLAVGEDDDVVAATAVRALAWAHRSIFRVAMRRLLAGEHPAMVAAELRLETRRVYSRLERGLAGFGT, from the coding sequence ATGGAAGGACTGCGTGAGCGCAAGAAGCGCCAGACCCAGGAGGCGATCGCCGCCGCGGCGATGCAGCTGTTCCAGGCCCACGGGTTCGACGCGGTGACCGTCGCGGACGTCGCGCGCGCCGCCGACGTGGCCGAGAAGACGGTCTTCAACCACTTCCCGACCAAGGAGGACCTGGTCTTCTTCCGCTCGGAGGACCGGCTCGCGGCGCAGGTCGAGGCGATTCGGAATCGTCCGCCCGGCACCTCGATCAGCCAGGTCTTCGAGGCGCACACGCTGGAGATGCTGGCCCGCATCGAGTCGGGCCAGTTCGAGCGGATGATGGCCACGCCGCGGCTCGTGCGCGGGAGCCCGGCGCTCCAGGCGCGGCTGCTCACCTATTGGGAGCAGGAGGCGCACGCGCTGACGCTGGCGGTCGGCGAGGACGACGACGTGGTCGCCGCGACGGCCGTGCGCGCGCTCGCCTGGGCGCACCGGTCGATCTTCCGCGTCGCGATGCGGCGCCTGCTCGCGGGCGAGCATCCGGCGATGGTCGCCGCCGAGCTGCGGCTGGAGACGCGCCGGGTGTACTCGCGCCTGGAGCGCGGTCTGGCAGGCTTCGGCACCTGA
- a CDS encoding ATP-binding cassette domain-containing protein, whose translation MIEVNDLRKAFGDVEAVRGVSFSVAPGEVFGFLGPNGAGKTTTINMLCTLLRPTSGSATVAGHDVARERDDVRRHIGLVFQDPTLDGHLTAEQNLRLHAELYGVPSALVAPRMEQVLTMVGLIDRRGGEVKTFSGGMRRRLEIARGLMHSPRVLFLDEPTIGLDPQTRSSIWRYIHELREREEITIFMTTHYMDEAEFCDRIAIMDQGQIVALDTPAALKAQVGADRIRIETEDDEAALKALAEYDATRSEGGIAFYVPEGAQFIPRLFAELEVPITSVSVSRPSLDDVFMSFTGKTIRDAEAAPNANRMIMRMVAGR comes from the coding sequence ATGATCGAAGTCAACGACCTGCGGAAGGCGTTCGGGGACGTCGAGGCCGTGCGCGGCGTCTCGTTCTCCGTCGCCCCCGGCGAGGTGTTCGGGTTCCTCGGACCCAACGGCGCCGGCAAGACCACCACGATCAACATGCTCTGCACGCTGCTGCGGCCCACGAGCGGCAGCGCGACGGTGGCGGGCCACGACGTGGCTCGCGAGCGTGACGACGTCCGCCGCCACATCGGGCTGGTGTTCCAGGACCCGACGCTGGACGGCCACCTCACCGCCGAGCAGAACCTGCGGCTGCACGCCGAGCTGTACGGCGTGCCGTCGGCGCTCGTCGCGCCGCGGATGGAGCAGGTCCTGACGATGGTCGGGCTGATCGACCGGCGCGGCGGCGAGGTCAAGACGTTCAGCGGCGGCATGCGGCGGCGGCTGGAGATCGCCCGCGGGCTCATGCACTCGCCGCGCGTGCTGTTCCTCGACGAGCCGACGATCGGCCTGGACCCGCAGACGCGCTCGTCGATCTGGCGCTACATCCACGAGCTGCGCGAGCGCGAGGAGATCACGATCTTCATGACCACGCACTACATGGACGAGGCCGAGTTCTGCGACCGGATCGCGATCATGGACCAGGGGCAGATCGTCGCGCTGGACACGCCGGCCGCGCTGAAGGCGCAGGTCGGGGCGGACCGGATCCGGATCGAGACCGAGGACGACGAGGCGGCGCTGAAGGCGCTGGCCGAGTACGACGCCACCCGCTCGGAGGGCGGCATCGCGTTCTACGTCCCCGAAGGCGCCCAGTTCATCCCGCGGCTGTTCGCGGAGCTCGAGGTGCCGATCACCTCCGTGAGCGTGTCGCGGCCCAGCCTCGACGACGTGTTCATGAGCTTCACCGGCAAGACGATCCGCGACGCGGAGGCCGCCCCCAACGCGAACCGGATGATCATGCGCATGGTGGCGGGCCGATGA
- the uvrB gene encoding excinuclease ABC subunit UvrB, which translates to MPPFKLDAVYSPTADQPKAIEALAKGIERGDNGLTLLGATGTGKTMTMAATIEAVQRPALVMAHNKTLAAQLCNEFRTYFPHNSVEYFVSYYDYYQPEAYVPSKDLYIEKDSAINQEIDRLRHAATASLFARRDVIIVASVSCIFGLGSPETYNENCQVIVKGDYVDRDELLRKLVHLQYNRNDTALGRGTFRVRGDTLEVFPAYEETAFRALLFGDEVERLQHFDPLTGEIIKDDLEHVAIWPATHYNVKEGTMDRAVAEIGHELNERCKTLEAEGKLLESHRLRQRTQYDMEMLKEVGFCSGIENYSRILDGRMPGSRPYCLIDYFPKDFVCFIDESHQTVPQIGAMFEGDRSRKTTLVDYGFRLPSAMDNRPQTFDEWLSITPQIVYVSATPGPYEREHSQTVVEQIVRPTGIIDPEVDVRETKNQIDDLMGEIRTRVEKNERVLVTTLTKKMSEDLTDYLLEMGFRVRYLHSEVDTLERIQIIRQLRLGEYDVLVGVNLLREGLDLPEVTLVAILDADKEGFLRGETSLIQTIGRAARNIEGKVIMYADKESAAMRKALDETDRRRGIQIAYNEKHGITPETIVKGISDITEFLTSGESKVPKKRRRKGEKTSDMSAPELEKMMRELEEEMLAAAEELRFEYAAKLRDEIRDLRRDLDAATASAD; encoded by the coding sequence ATGCCGCCGTTCAAGCTTGATGCCGTCTACTCCCCGACTGCCGATCAGCCGAAGGCGATCGAAGCCCTGGCGAAGGGCATCGAACGCGGCGACAACGGCCTGACGCTGCTGGGCGCCACCGGCACGGGCAAGACGATGACGATGGCCGCGACGATCGAGGCCGTCCAGCGGCCGGCGCTCGTCATGGCGCACAACAAGACGCTCGCGGCGCAGCTCTGCAACGAGTTCCGGACGTACTTCCCGCACAACTCGGTCGAGTACTTCGTCTCGTACTACGACTACTACCAGCCCGAGGCGTACGTCCCGTCGAAGGACCTGTACATCGAGAAGGACTCGGCGATCAACCAGGAGATCGACCGGCTGCGGCATGCCGCCACCGCCTCCTTGTTCGCCCGCCGCGACGTCATCATCGTCGCCTCGGTGTCCTGCATCTTCGGCCTCGGCTCGCCGGAGACCTACAACGAGAACTGCCAGGTCATCGTCAAGGGCGACTACGTGGACCGCGACGAGCTCCTGCGCAAGCTCGTGCACCTGCAGTACAACCGCAACGACACCGCGCTCGGCCGCGGCACGTTCCGCGTGCGCGGGGACACGCTGGAGGTCTTCCCGGCCTACGAGGAGACCGCGTTCCGGGCGCTGCTGTTCGGCGACGAGGTCGAGCGGCTGCAGCACTTCGACCCGCTGACGGGCGAGATCATCAAGGACGACCTCGAGCACGTGGCGATCTGGCCGGCCACGCATTACAACGTCAAGGAAGGCACGATGGACCGCGCCGTGGCCGAGATCGGCCACGAGCTCAACGAGCGGTGCAAGACCCTGGAGGCCGAGGGCAAGCTCCTGGAGTCGCACCGCCTGCGCCAGCGCACGCAGTACGACATGGAGATGCTCAAGGAGGTCGGCTTCTGCTCGGGCATCGAGAACTACTCGCGGATCCTGGACGGCCGGATGCCCGGCTCGCGGCCGTACTGCCTGATCGACTACTTCCCCAAGGACTTCGTCTGCTTCATCGACGAGTCGCACCAGACCGTGCCGCAGATCGGCGCGATGTTCGAGGGCGACCGCTCGCGCAAGACGACGCTCGTGGACTACGGCTTCCGCCTCCCGAGCGCGATGGACAACCGCCCGCAGACGTTCGACGAGTGGCTGTCGATCACGCCGCAGATCGTCTATGTCAGCGCCACACCCGGCCCGTACGAGCGTGAGCACTCGCAGACGGTCGTCGAGCAGATCGTCCGCCCGACGGGCATCATCGACCCCGAGGTCGACGTCCGCGAGACGAAGAACCAGATCGACGACCTGATGGGCGAGATCCGCACGCGCGTCGAGAAGAACGAGCGCGTGCTGGTGACGACGCTGACCAAGAAGATGTCCGAGGACCTCACGGACTACCTGCTGGAGATGGGCTTCCGGGTGCGCTACCTGCACTCGGAGGTGGACACGCTGGAGCGCATCCAGATCATCCGCCAGCTCCGCCTCGGCGAGTACGACGTGCTCGTCGGCGTCAACCTGCTGCGCGAGGGCCTGGACCTGCCGGAGGTCACGCTGGTCGCGATCCTGGACGCCGACAAGGAGGGCTTCCTCCGCGGCGAGACGTCGCTCATCCAGACGATCGGCCGCGCCGCCCGCAACATCGAGGGCAAGGTCATCATGTACGCGGACAAGGAGTCCGCGGCGATGCGCAAGGCGCTCGACGAGACCGACCGCCGCCGCGGCATCCAGATCGCGTACAACGAGAAGCACGGCATCACGCCGGAGACGATCGTCAAGGGCATCTCGGACATCACCGAGTTCCTCACGTCGGGCGAGTCGAAGGTCCCGAAGAAGCGCCGCCGCAAGGGCGAGAAGACGTCGGACATGTCGGCGCCCGAGCTGGAGAAGATGATGCGCGAGCTCGAGGAGGAGATGCTCGCGGCCGCCGAGGAGCTGCGCTTCGAGTACGCGGCCAAGCTCCGCGACGAGATCCGCGACCTGCGGCGCGACCTAGACGCGGCCACTGCGTCGGCCGACTGA
- a CDS encoding 50S ribosomal protein L11 methyltransferase — MYRLTFSGDEDLLDVVLPLLPAGVHADGDDFVAFSGAPFPPAVLQATGGAVDEVPADWRHRQVGSGVVISGVVSIRAPFERASGAPIDVVVERRGSAFGSGSHPTTQMCVALLLELEPGGGVADLGCGVGTLAIVAAKLGWAPVVGVDRVPVAIEVARENVERNGVQVDVAVADLAVDDVPLAEVLLVNAPPPVHERVAGALTEQVRHVIVSGIVSHEVEDVVKRYGERGFKVAKALGTEDEWIALRLSC; from the coding sequence ATGTACCGGCTGACGTTCTCCGGCGACGAGGATCTGCTCGACGTCGTCCTCCCGCTGCTGCCGGCGGGCGTGCACGCCGACGGCGACGACTTCGTCGCGTTCTCCGGCGCCCCGTTCCCGCCCGCCGTGCTCCAAGCGACCGGCGGTGCGGTCGACGAGGTCCCCGCCGACTGGCGTCACCGCCAGGTCGGCAGCGGCGTGGTGATCAGCGGCGTCGTCTCGATCCGAGCGCCGTTCGAGCGGGCGTCGGGCGCGCCGATCGACGTGGTGGTCGAGCGGCGTGGGAGCGCCTTCGGCTCGGGCTCGCACCCGACGACCCAGATGTGCGTGGCGCTGCTGCTCGAGCTCGAACCCGGTGGCGGCGTGGCCGACCTCGGGTGCGGCGTCGGCACGCTCGCGATCGTGGCCGCGAAGCTCGGCTGGGCGCCGGTCGTCGGCGTGGATCGCGTGCCGGTGGCGATCGAGGTCGCGCGCGAGAACGTCGAGCGCAACGGGGTGCAGGTGGACGTCGCGGTCGCCGATCTCGCGGTCGACGACGTTCCACTCGCCGAGGTGCTGCTCGTCAACGCGCCGCCGCCCGTGCACGAGCGCGTGGCCGGGGCGCTCACGGAGCAGGTCCGCCACGTGATCGTCTCCGGCATCGTCTCGCACGAGGTCGAGGACGTGGTCAAGCGCTACGGCGAGCGCGGCTTCAAGGTCGCCAAGGCCCTGGGAACGGAGGACGAGTGGATCGCGCTGCGGCTGAGCTGCTGA
- a CDS encoding A/G-specific adenine glycosylase, which yields MDVDALLEWYERVRRPLPWRETRDPYALLVSEVMLQQTQALRVVPYYERWLDELPTARALAEAPTRLVLELWSGLGYNRRALALQRAAVHVSEHGWPSDLTELPGVGPYTAAAVGSFAWDRQEAAVDTNVKRVLTRREGLEVDVSARANELLPAGRAAPFNQAMMELGATVCRPRGPDCAQCPVERGCLRLVVAPARRAKPEKFEESDRYARGRIVAALLAGEPVPFSGERRERALTGLERDGLIVRDATGHPRLP from the coding sequence GTGGACGTCGACGCGCTGCTGGAGTGGTACGAGCGGGTGCGCAGGCCGCTGCCCTGGCGGGAGACGCGTGACCCGTACGCGCTGCTGGTGAGCGAGGTGATGCTCCAGCAGACGCAGGCGCTGCGGGTGGTGCCGTACTACGAGCGGTGGCTCGACGAGCTGCCCACGGCGCGCGCGTTGGCGGAGGCGCCGACGCGGCTCGTCCTGGAGCTCTGGTCCGGGCTGGGCTACAACCGGCGCGCGCTCGCGCTCCAGCGGGCAGCCGTGCACGTCTCCGAGCACGGCTGGCCGTCCGATCTCACGGAGCTTCCCGGCGTCGGTCCGTACACCGCCGCCGCGGTGGGCTCGTTCGCGTGGGACCGCCAGGAGGCCGCGGTCGACACGAACGTCAAACGGGTGCTCACCCGTCGCGAGGGCCTGGAGGTGGACGTCAGCGCGCGCGCGAACGAGCTGCTGCCGGCGGGGCGCGCCGCTCCGTTCAACCAGGCGATGATGGAGCTGGGCGCCACCGTGTGCCGCCCTCGCGGTCCCGACTGCGCGCAGTGCCCGGTCGAGCGGGGCTGCCTTCGCCTCGTGGTGGCGCCCGCGCGTCGCGCCAAGCCGGAGAAGTTCGAGGAGAGCGACCGCTACGCGCGCGGTCGCATCGTGGCTGCGCTGCTCGCCGGCGAGCCGGTGCCGTTCTCCGGCGAGCGGCGCGAGCGGGCGCTGACCGGGCTCGAGCGGGACGGGCTGATCGTCCGCGATGCGACTGGACACCCGCGACTGCCGTGA
- a CDS encoding carboxypeptidase M32, which produces MKELEELRRRARDMADLNGIGGLLLWDQNTMMPPGGAGARADQFEALERILHSQMTDPGLARVLDALEPWAASEDPDSDDVRLIAALRRDHEKAVRVPTELAAAMSLAAAHAQQAWLEAREKDDYRHFAPSLERIMELQHRYIACFDGTGTFAHPYDVLLDDYEPGLTTAEVRTLFSVLQDELVPLVTAAAAAGEDGRVFPGHYPVEDQQRFAQALLGAVGYDPEHWRLDPSVHPFARSLAHTDVRLTTRWEPDDLAMSFYSCLHEFGHGLYEAQMSPTHYRTTLGDAAGLGTHESQSRLWENLVGRGKPFMEWVLPVLREHLGGAFAAQEPSDLYRAVNQVRLSLIRIEADETTYNLHIALRFELELALVEGRLSVADLPDAWNEATHRLLGLDTPSIGEGVLQDIHWGAGMIGYFPTYTIGNLMAAQLWDGLRSDVPDVEAAIAVGDFAPLREWLRDNIHRHGRKFASRELLRRATGEELSVEPFLAYLEGKLLDAGLLTAPVRVPRT; this is translated from the coding sequence ATGAAAGAGCTCGAGGAACTCCGCCGCCGCGCGCGGGACATGGCTGATCTGAACGGGATCGGCGGCCTGCTGCTGTGGGACCAGAACACGATGATGCCGCCGGGCGGGGCGGGCGCCCGGGCCGACCAGTTCGAGGCGCTGGAGCGGATCCTGCACTCGCAGATGACCGATCCCGGCCTCGCGCGCGTGCTCGACGCGCTGGAGCCGTGGGCGGCGTCCGAGGACCCCGACTCCGACGACGTGCGGCTGATCGCCGCGCTCCGGCGGGACCACGAGAAGGCCGTGCGGGTGCCGACCGAGCTGGCGGCCGCGATGTCGCTGGCCGCCGCGCACGCGCAGCAGGCCTGGCTGGAGGCGCGGGAGAAGGACGACTACCGCCACTTCGCGCCGTCGCTCGAGCGGATCATGGAGCTCCAGCACCGCTACATCGCGTGCTTCGACGGCACGGGCACGTTCGCGCACCCGTACGACGTCCTGCTCGACGACTACGAGCCCGGGCTGACGACCGCCGAGGTCCGCACGCTGTTCTCGGTGCTCCAGGACGAGCTCGTCCCGCTCGTCACGGCGGCGGCCGCGGCGGGGGAGGACGGACGCGTGTTCCCCGGCCACTACCCGGTCGAGGACCAGCAGCGTTTCGCGCAGGCGCTCCTCGGTGCCGTCGGCTATGACCCCGAGCACTGGCGGCTGGATCCGTCGGTGCACCCGTTCGCTCGCTCGCTCGCGCACACGGACGTGCGGCTGACGACGCGCTGGGAGCCGGACGACCTCGCGATGTCGTTCTACTCCTGCCTGCACGAGTTCGGGCACGGGCTCTACGAGGCGCAGATGAGCCCGACGCACTACCGGACGACGCTCGGCGACGCCGCCGGGCTCGGCACCCACGAGTCGCAGAGCCGGCTCTGGGAGAACCTGGTCGGGCGCGGGAAGCCGTTCATGGAGTGGGTGCTGCCGGTGTTGCGCGAGCACCTCGGCGGGGCGTTCGCGGCGCAGGAGCCGTCGGATCTGTATCGCGCGGTCAACCAGGTCCGGCTGTCGCTGATCCGCATCGAGGCGGACGAGACGACCTACAACCTGCACATCGCGCTGCGCTTCGAGCTCGAGCTGGCGCTCGTCGAGGGGCGGCTCTCGGTCGCCGACCTGCCCGACGCCTGGAACGAGGCGACGCACCGGCTGCTCGGCCTGGACACGCCGTCGATCGGCGAGGGCGTCCTGCAGGACATCCACTGGGGCGCCGGGATGATCGGCTACTTCCCGACGTACACGATCGGCAACCTGATGGCCGCGCAGCTGTGGGACGGGCTGCGGAGCGACGTGCCGGACGTCGAAGCGGCGATCGCGGTGGGTGACTTCGCTCCGCTTCGCGAGTGGTTGCGCGACAACATCCACCGTCACGGCCGCAAGTTCGCGTCGCGTGAGCTGCTGCGGCGGGCGACGGGCGAAGAGCTCAGCGTGGAGCCGTTCCTCGCCTACCTGGAGGGGAAGCTGCTGGACGCCGGTTTGCTGACCGCCCCGGTACGCGTTCCCCGCACCTAG
- a CDS encoding ABC transporter permease gives MSTLDVVRVVVPERSYRNELRAVKIVWLRELIRFRKDRLGMVTSLVQPLLFLFVLGSGLSSVTGASTGGVDLRTFIYPGILCVSVMFTAIFSAATIVWDREFGFLREMLVAPVRRSSIVVGKCLGGATVASLQGVILIVLMPLVDVPYSVPVILGVFGLMLLLAFAMTAFGVMLAARIKQMPSFMRLTQMIVMPMFFISGALFPVANLPGWLAVLNRLDPITYAVDPMRKLVLGHLDIDVPGVTWFGWHVPVGLEVLMIAVLGLGMLAIAIWEFAETE, from the coding sequence ATGAGCACGCTCGACGTCGTCCGGGTCGTGGTGCCGGAGCGCTCCTACCGCAACGAGCTGCGCGCCGTGAAGATCGTCTGGCTGCGCGAGCTGATCCGGTTCCGCAAAGACCGGCTCGGCATGGTCACGTCGCTCGTCCAGCCGCTCCTGTTCCTGTTCGTGCTCGGCTCGGGGCTGAGCTCGGTGACGGGCGCAAGCACCGGTGGCGTGGACCTGCGCACGTTCATCTACCCCGGCATCCTGTGCGTCTCGGTGATGTTCACCGCGATCTTCAGCGCGGCGACGATCGTCTGGGACCGCGAGTTCGGCTTCCTGCGCGAGATGCTCGTCGCGCCGGTGCGACGGTCATCGATCGTCGTCGGCAAGTGCCTCGGCGGCGCGACCGTCGCCTCGCTGCAGGGCGTGATCCTGATCGTGCTGATGCCGCTCGTGGACGTGCCGTACAGCGTGCCCGTGATCCTCGGCGTCTTCGGCCTGATGCTGCTGCTGGCGTTCGCGATGACCGCGTTCGGGGTGATGCTCGCCGCGCGCATCAAGCAGATGCCGTCGTTCATGCGGCTCACGCAGATGATCGTGATGCCGATGTTCTTCATCTCCGGCGCGCTGTTCCCGGTGGCGAACCTGCCGGGCTGGCTCGCCGTCCTGAACCGGCTCGATCCGATCACCTACGCCGTCGACCCGATGCGCAAGCTCGTGCTCGGGCACCTCGACATCGACGTCCCCGGCGTGACCTGGTTCGGCTGGCACGTGCCCGTCGGCCTCGAGGTGCTGATGATCGCCGTCCTCGGGCTGGGCATGCTCGCGATCGCGATCTGGGAGTTCGCGGAGACCGAGTAG